The genome window GGAAGTCTTGATTGACCTGTTCGAGCGGAAGGATAAGAAGCGGAGAAAAATTCTGCATGAGCTCTATGCGGAGTTTGTGTTGACATCGCTCTCGGCGTATTATGTCGCAGAAATGATCTGTTCGGATCTGGGGAAACCTGGACTGATCAATGCTGATGATGTGCGCTATTGCCGATATTATTTTAGGAAAACGCCCAAGCCGTTCAACAAACTTCCTGTGAAAACTAAACGGCATTTTCCTTCACCAGCGCCTGAATCACGGCCGCAGCACACTCATAATTTGGGTGTCAAAAATGCTCTTAAAGCACCCTGGTCTGATGGCGATGCAAAGGATATGCAAGACAAAATTTCAGTAAAAACTAAATTCATTAACAAAAATGAGACGTAAATTCAATTTAATACTTCAAGCAAAAGGTGGAGTGGGTAAAAGCCTGCACACCTATCTCCGGGCATTGTCTGAAAAAGATAAAACCTCGCTTTTCGTCGATCTAGATAGCTCAACCCAAACGTCCACCCGTCAACTGGCTTTTCTGGGAGAAGAGCGGTTGGAGACCATTTCGCTGATTGATAATCGTGACATGTTAGTCCGGGATCTTTTCATCGGATACATTGAAAGCCTGATGCAAACCCCTTTTGACGAAATCTTTATGGATTTTGGTGCACCTGAGAGTGAGCAGTTCCCCGCGCTTGTTTCGAGAGATTTGGATTTCAAGGAGTGGTGTGATGAGGTAGATGCAGACGCTGTGTTCCATATCATCATAGGGGGCGGCGGTGCTTACCGTGCTAGTGTAGAATATTTGCAAAAAATGATTGAAGTCCTGGAAGGCAAGTTTAGGATTTTGGTGTGGGAAAATGTTTTCAGTTTTCGACAATTCTCGCGTCTGTCAGAAGAATTGGCTAATAACTGTGCAGCACTCGGGTTGGAACACATCAGGTTTGGTGATTTCGAGGCGAACTCTTTGCTCGGAAGCCAGATTTTAGACGGTATAAGGAATGGATTTCCTTTGGAAAATTATGGGCCTGGTGCGCGACTAAGATTGAAAAAAGAAATCCGAGAAAGCTTTTGCCATGCATAGTAGAACCGAACTCAACCACATTAAGGGGAAGTATGGGCAGAAATATGCTCAGGAAATCGATGACTGGTCCGCTTTGTTGCTAGCCGAGGTTGAGGAACACTTTGAACGCATTAAGGCCGAGGTCGATCAATCCGTAGACACAATCGACAAAGCGGCAGCTGCAATTAAAAGCAACCAGCGACCAGTTCATTTTTCCGACAGAAAGCAAGCTTTCTATTATGGTTTGGCGCAGAGTCTTCCATGGTCTGTTGCTGCGATAGTTTTATCGATTTTGTTTTCTTGGCTAATCTCAACAGACGAGGAATATCGAGAGCGTCGCAGGTTTGTCGAGGCTTACAAAAATGCACCGGATTATCGTCTTCTCATGGAGAGTGGAGAGATTGTGCAGGATGAACGTGGTAGTTTTTTGAAGCTTCGACCTCAGGGGAAGAAAGGGGACGTGTTGATTGGGCGCGAATACATTTTTGACAAAAAGACCAAGGAAATGCTCATACCACTTGGGCGGAAGTAACGGCCCCAGAAGTCTGAAATCAGGTTTCGAACATTTTCAAACAAAGGCGAACAAACTCAAACATTTTCGGGAACCACGGTGGTTTTTCCACAGCCAGCTATCGCCAGTACGTCGCGAAAAGCGACTCCCTGGCGGCTGGCCATGGGAAAACCCCTGGACCCCTGCTATTCGCCTCGCGCCTCATAGCTTAAATCGCAGACATTATGGAAAGCAAAAGAAAAGGAAGACCACCGAAAGAGGAGAAGGTTGTGCGAAGGGACCACTTTTCTGTATGGGTTACCAAAGACGAAAAAATTAGGATCAACCAGCTGGTCGATAAGAGCGGGCTTTCAGCAAGTCAATTCTTTTTGACACTGGCCTTGGACGTCCCCATTAAACGGCCGCAAAAGAAAACATTGCCCGCCCGAACAGCCGAGATGATTCGGACGCTGGAACAGCTCAGCGGCATTCTGTCGCTTGCGGTGTTGAAAACAAAGGATCATCAGATGCAAAGTCGGCAATGGATGCAGAGCAGTCAGCATTTGCGCTTACTTTCGCAGATCATCACGCTCTGGATATTTGAAGATTTTGAGATCAGGACATTTCATAAGACGCTCAACAATGTGCAGGAGTGGATGCACCAGTTGACGCTATACATTCAGCGGATCCTGCCAGAATCTCAAAACAAGACCAGCATTCTTGAAACAACCGAGAACATTTTTCGCAACGCCAAAGAGCTGCTAGCAAAGTATGACAGCTACTATCAGCCTGCTGAGCTTGCCGGACAGCTTCGGGTATGGAAATCGGATGCGCCGGATCATCCAGATCAAGTGCATAGCATCATTGAAGAGAAAGTCACGGCTATGCTTAAACGTTTCGACTTATGATTGGAAAAGTGGGATTGGGAAACTTCGCCAAAGGCATATTGAGCTACTGCTATTATGAAAAGGAGTTGACAGCAAAACAATTGAAAGAAGTTACGATAGACGACGTTCGGGGAGAGCTTATTTACATTCAGCATCTTGGCATAAATACAATGCCGGACGGAAGGCTGGACTTGGATTATCTCGCCAAGCAAATGCTGGATAACAGGGACAAAAACAGAAATCTCAATAAATATGTTTGGCATCAATCGTTCAGCTTTCTCCCAGGGGAAGATCCGTCCATAGAGAAGCTCACCAGCTTGGTCGTAGAGTTTGCAAAGGAATTTGGTTTTGCGGAAAATCAAATGCTTGCCTTCAAGCACAACGATACGAAGCATAAGCACATTCATATTGTCGCAAACCGGATCAACTACAACGGCAAAAACACCTCCGATCATTTTAAGAACTACGCGAGGACGGGCGAATTTTCAAGACGGATGGAATTAGAACTTGGACTCACAATAACTTCTGACATGAGCTTAAATCAAAAAGGAAAGCAGCACGCACCAAGGCAGGATACCGCAATCATCAACCTCAGAAGTTTGGTAGATCAAGTTTTAGCAAAAGCATCTTCAATCGACGAGTTTGGAAAGCAGATGCAAACGCACGGATTCAAGACGTATATAGGAAGAGGTATAGCCTTTTTCAATATGCAAAATCGGATGAAAGTGAAAGGTTCTGACCTGGGGAAAGACTATTCATTGCAAAATCTTGAACAGCGAATGGGTATGGAGATGTCGCAAGCTTTTGTGCCTCTAAAACGCAAGAAAAAGTCTCGGCGGAAACAACAAGGACTAAGTGTCTAACGAATGTCAGAATGGAGAATAGCTGATAATATGTTTTCCAGAGTCGAAAACCACGCACACTTGTCAGTCAGTGCAACGAAAGTTACGAAGTAAAAAGTGACGGCTGTAAAGTCACCGGCTATTTACCACGGCTAGGCGCCCCCGGCTATCGCCGCTCCTTAAACCGCCTCCCGACTTTGCACCCAAGGGGCAAGCCCCGTCACTTTTTCTTCGATTGAAGGAGGCGATTGCCCTGAGCACAAAGCCGGGGCTCGTAACTTTAAGACTTTAAATCATGAAATCATCAGAAAACGCTCCAAGGATTTATGTTGGCACTTACGGAATGTACAACAGCGGTTCACTCTTCGGGAAATGGTTTGATTTGACAGACTATGCTGATGCAAAGGAGTTTTACCAAGATTGCTATGAATATCATCGGAATGAATTTGGTCCAGAGCTCATGTTTCAAGACTGGGAAAACATTCCGGACTTCCTGATTTCCGAGTGCAGTTTGGACGATAAGGCGTTTGAGTACTTCCAAGCACTTGACGAAATGGAAGATGATACAGCAGAGGCTTTCAAGATCTACTGCGAACAGATTAGCAGCTGGCCTGGCAATGGGAAGGCATTAGATGCACAGGTCGAAAGTTTTCAGGAGAGCTACCGCGGATACTTTGGTGGATCGATGAAGGATGCGAAAATAGAGTACGCTTACCAGTACGTTGATGAAACTGGAATGCTGGCTAATGCCCCTTCGGTGCTCGAACGGTATTTTGACTATGACGCTTTTGCTCGGGACTTATTCCTGGAAGGGTATACTGAGGTGGATGGGTACGTGTATGCTGACTACTGAATTTTCAATAGCGATATAACCGGTTATGACCGGTTATATCGCTTTAAATTAATCTATTTAACCTTAATAGGTTGGGAAAAACGAGCTCGAGACGTAAATCATGGATTACAACTTGTTTAGGACTTGAACTGGTTGACGAGCAGCTGATTAATTTGCTCGTTCCAATCCCTCGCTGTCAAAACTTCTAACCTCAGTTAGGCGGTTGTTGAATGTAACTATAATGCGATGAAAAATGAACTTTACAAAATTATCCTTCAATCTTCAACTTGTCCCTTGATTGACCTTAGCAGGACTAATATCAGATCGCAAGAAAATAAGGTATAATGCTGAGGCTTTATGAATTCGTAAATCCAATCTTTTAATTTATCTCTCAATATCATCTAATGTTCTTTCAAGATCACTGCCGAAGGAGTTGCAAAAATTATGGCAAGTAATTAGCCACAGAATTTCGCCTAGGAGTTATGAAAACGACCTAAAACTAAACACATATAAACCATCCAGTATTCGCATCGTATACCCACCGGCAGCCAATCAAAATACTACTATCGCTATCGCCACGTTTTTGTTTATCGCTATTTTCTATTTTTAGACTTTCAAAAGCAAATTCAGGAAGCCCGTATTCTACAAGTAGTGAATTCATTTGGGCTCCAAGTCCGGCATTAAGTGCTTCTTCGATTTTCTTCCTGTTTTGTGCTGCGTTATTCATTGCTGATTACGTTAATTATTACAAAATCACTTATTTGAGTTTTATTTTCTTGGTCATCAAGTAAATAGCAGATTACTTTGACCTCAGTCCCCGCGGCCACATAACCAGGTGAGTATATTGTACTCACCTGAGAGTTCGAGTCAACCGAGAGCGACTGCTGACGAAATCGACCACTTATATCGCTCCCGTCTGTAAGCATATCCTCGAAAACAACCTTATAGTTTTTAGATACGCCAGAGTTATTATCATTCGATAATTTGCCTGTGATCAGTACGTCGGAGCCAAAGCCTGTCTCAACTGAAAATGAAGATGTGGTCAATTTAATGCTTTTTGGCACTGATTGAAGGAGAGTAATGGAATCTTTCACAAGGAAATCTTTAAATTGGCTTTGGGCCTCGGGTTTTGCGGTGAAAACAATCTTCCCATCCGTATTTGGAACAATATATTCCGTCCTAGCAACCAGTTGGCCAGCTTCAAACTCAGCTTTTTTTACGATGATGTGATCCTTTCCATTGATAAAATCGCCGTTACTGGCTGTAAATACAATGTTCCTTTTATCAAGATCAGCCGAATTATCTAATAGTACGGATATACTCAATTTTGTACTTCCGTCTGCCAATACTGACTCTTTGGGAGCGACGGAAAACCCTTTGATTACGTCTGTTGTATTAATCTTCTCCTGACAGTTCGTAAATACAAACGGAGAGATTGCTAACAAGTAAGTAGCTATTTTCATACTTTTATTTAAAAACCATGTTGATTATTTTTGTAACCGGCTCAAGAAAATCAATATCTAGGGCGAGGGAAGCATAAACGCCTGCCGTAGGTTTTTTTTGCGCTAAGATAGGGCTCATTTGGACTCTTGTCAGGAACATCGGTCCGGCACTTACTCTAAAAAGCCGGGTGATGCGCACTGAAGGTCCAACAATCAGTGAGGTATTTGCATAGAAATTATCAAATTGCCCATTTGTCATAGAACCTAAGGTAAGCCCAACGTTTAGACCGACAAAATTCCAAATGTTTCGACGTGAGAGAAGCCTTGTCGTGTCACTTTTCGCTTTCCTGGCAATGTCTTGGTATGGTCGTAAATCCTTATTCAGTGCTCGAAAATTAACATTCAAGCCTAAATATAGCTTTGGGATACCAACGACCTTATCATAATTTGTCTTGGCAAAACCATACGCAAATCCCGCTAGTACTGAAAAATAATTTTTCCCCTCAGCCTGCAAATCTTTGGCTCCAGATGTCCCAACCAGCCATTTTGCTTCTATTTGAGCGTCAAGCACCTCATTCATAGCTTTAAGATCGCCGGATAGTTTTTCCTTGTTGTCTACTAGATCCTTGATATTGCTATGTAAAGAATCGCTAATAGGCTGAAAGTTTATTTTATTCAGAATAGCCAAATCATCAACAAGTTTCCGTAGTTTATAAAAATACTTTAATGTAGTATCAATATTGGCTATTCTTGCGACTGGATTTAGCGTGTCAGCTCGTTTGGATAATTCATTGAAATTGATTGGAAGATATCCAAAAAATACATCATTATGAACAGTTGTTATCATATTGTTGAATACAGTTAAATCCACTTTGTTCGCAGATTTTACAGAATTAGAACTAACCAATTGCAGAGCGTTAGCTGTAATCGAATATAGTCCTTCGTAGCCTGAACTATAATAAATTTTGTTCAAAGGCGAACTGATTCTTGTGTAAACGTTTTGACAGTAAACAACCAGTGTGTCGAAAAAAACGGCTCGTACCGACGAATGTCCAACAAGTTTGTCATTTGCTTCATCACTCAGCATTGTAAACTGCTTTTTGATCAACTTGTTATTTAGCACTGAATCGGTAGAGCCGGTACGTTTTAATACTTTGAAAATTTCTCTATTGAGAGCGAACGCTAACTTCTGATTCTCAGGTGAAAGCTTCATTTCAAGAAAAATGTCAAAATCTCTACTTGGCTTTAAAGGCGGCAATTTCAATTTAACTTTCTTTTTATTGCTGCTATCACTGCTCACTTCAAGCCGGGAATTTGGCACCGCTAAATGTGTAGTGTCAACTTTCCAATTCTTTTGCAAATCACTCTTCCCTCCGCGATATTTAACTTCGAATAGAGATGCTCTGTTAATGCGTTCATAAGCTATTCCATCGACTTCTAAGTAAAATTCCTCGTCAAAAGGAATGGCAATATCTCCAACCACGCCCCTAGTTGAAAGGTCAAATTTGACAACCTTCATTGACTTCGCCCTTCTAGCTCCTCCTCCCTGTGCAAAGACTTCGTAACAATGTGTAAGTGCAAGCAGTATTAGAATGTATCTCATAGGATTTCTACAGGAAAGGTTTTTAAAATCTGGTCACAAAGTATTTTTATCGCCACAATAATTTTTCTGTAAACTAAATATTCGATTTGGTATGTATAAACAAGTAAAAGTATCTTTTTTATATCTTGGTTCACATGATTATAGTCAAATAGACGGGTTTACGATGCAATAGTATTTGTGGTTATGATGGCGTGTCATAAATCACATAAATTAGAATCGCAGTATTGGTATAAATACTTATCTAGAAAACTATCTAATAGCCGGTGGAAACATACGGCCAAGCTTTCAATTTTTCGAACTGAAAAAATGTTAAGCTTAAAGAGATAATTACGTCTGATGACAACTAAATGGAGCGCGATGTCCAACAAAAATTATTAAAAAGCTGTTTTCGTTTCCTTTATATTAACAGCAGGGGTTGAATTCGTTTTGAAGATTGTTTGAATCTCTGTTTTATTTCAACAAATCTTCGCCGCGATTGGAGAAAATAATAGCAAGTTCTGAGGCCTTCATATCAGTTAATACATAGGGACAAACTTTGCAAATAGAGACGCCTTCCTGACGGTACCAGCGACAGTCGCTACGAATGGAGCAGTCAGGTATGTCATCGTTCTTCACAGATTTGACAAAATTTACCACCTCCGCCGCTACTCCGCAACGCTGGCCCTTCCATTGAATGCATTCGCCAGTCCCGCATCGGCTGACAAAGCGAAAATGCTGTTCCGGCAAAGAACCATTTTTCAGGTTTTCAATGAAATCCTGATCCAGCTCTAATGGATTGGGCAACAAGGCAATTTTGTCGTGTTG of Dyadobacter chenhuakuii contains these proteins:
- a CDS encoding plasmid mobilization protein, whose product is MESKRKGRPPKEEKVVRRDHFSVWVTKDEKIRINQLVDKSGLSASQFFLTLALDVPIKRPQKKTLPARTAEMIRTLEQLSGILSLAVLKTKDHQMQSRQWMQSSQHLRLLSQIITLWIFEDFEIRTFHKTLNNVQEWMHQLTLYIQRILPESQNKTSILETTENIFRNAKELLAKYDSYYQPAELAGQLRVWKSDAPDHPDQVHSIIEEKVTAMLKRFDL
- a CDS encoding relaxase/mobilization nuclease domain-containing protein, producing the protein MIGKVGLGNFAKGILSYCYYEKELTAKQLKEVTIDDVRGELIYIQHLGINTMPDGRLDLDYLAKQMLDNRDKNRNLNKYVWHQSFSFLPGEDPSIEKLTSLVVEFAKEFGFAENQMLAFKHNDTKHKHIHIVANRINYNGKNTSDHFKNYARTGEFSRRMELELGLTITSDMSLNQKGKQHAPRQDTAIINLRSLVDQVLAKASSIDEFGKQMQTHGFKTYIGRGIAFFNMQNRMKVKGSDLGKDYSLQNLEQRMGMEMSQAFVPLKRKKKSRRKQQGLSV
- a CDS encoding antirestriction protein ArdA — translated: MKSSENAPRIYVGTYGMYNSGSLFGKWFDLTDYADAKEFYQDCYEYHRNEFGPELMFQDWENIPDFLISECSLDDKAFEYFQALDEMEDDTAEAFKIYCEQISSWPGNGKALDAQVESFQESYRGYFGGSMKDAKIEYAYQYVDETGMLANAPSVLERYFDYDAFARDLFLEGYTEVDGYVYADY